In Sporosarcina psychrophila, a genomic segment contains:
- the mdh gene encoding malate dehydrogenase, with product MAFRRNKIAVIGAGYTGATVALMLAQKELGDIVLLDIPEQENPVKGKALDILQTGPIQGFNAKVMGTSNYEHIQDADMVIITAGIARKPGMSRDDLVNTNAKIMRAVSEQVKKYAPESTILILSNPVDAMTYVCYKTTGFPKNRVIGQSGVLDTARFNTFVAEELNISVEDISGFVLGGHGDDMVPLVRYSYAGGIPLEKIIPQDRMDQIVERTRKGGGEIVSLLGNGSAYYAPAASLVEMAESIIRDKKRILPSIAYLEGEYGYTDLYLGVPAVIGGNGIESIIELPLTIEEKAALDKSVESVRSVLEICDK from the coding sequence TTGGCTTTTCGGAGAAATAAAATCGCCGTAATTGGTGCGGGTTATACCGGTGCCACAGTAGCTTTAATGCTAGCGCAAAAAGAGTTGGGTGATATTGTATTGCTCGATATCCCTGAACAAGAAAACCCTGTAAAAGGGAAAGCGCTTGATATACTACAAACAGGTCCTATTCAAGGTTTCAATGCAAAAGTAATGGGGACTTCCAATTACGAGCATATTCAAGACGCGGATATGGTCATCATTACTGCAGGTATTGCAAGAAAACCTGGTATGAGTAGAGATGATCTTGTCAATACGAATGCAAAAATTATGCGTGCTGTATCGGAGCAAGTGAAAAAATATGCACCCGAAAGCACTATTTTAATTTTAAGTAATCCTGTAGATGCAATGACATATGTCTGCTATAAAACGACAGGATTTCCTAAAAATAGAGTCATTGGTCAATCCGGTGTGCTTGATACAGCCCGTTTTAATACATTTGTCGCTGAAGAGTTGAATATTTCAGTGGAGGATATTTCTGGGTTTGTTTTAGGGGGGCATGGGGATGATATGGTTCCTCTTGTTAGGTATTCCTACGCAGGTGGGATACCCCTTGAGAAAATCATTCCTCAAGACCGCATGGATCAAATCGTAGAGCGAACGAGAAAAGGCGGCGGCGAAATCGTTTCCCTACTTGGAAACGGAAGTGCATACTATGCGCCAGCTGCTTCACTTGTCGAAATGGCCGAATCGATTATTCGTGATAAGAAAAGGATTTTACCGTCAATTGCTTATCTAGAAGGAGAGTACGGCTATACTGATTTATATTTAGGTGTCCCGGCTGTGATTGGCGGGAACGGTATAGAGAGCATTATTGAGCTTCCGTTAACGATTGAAGAGAAGGCCGCGCTAGACAAGTCGGTTGAATCAGTTCGTTCCGTACTTGAGATATGTGATAAATAA
- a CDS encoding BMC domain-containing protein yields the protein MSQAIGMIETKGLVGSMEAADAMIKAANVRLIKQEFIDGGIVTVIVQGDVGAVQAAVDAGREAAKRVGELLGAHVIPRPDESVYKMVKPLDYNEFEQQKKQVKLTPAPTTKEQVTKKTDS from the coding sequence ATGAGTCAAGCAATCGGAATGATTGAAACAAAAGGATTAGTCGGTTCCATGGAAGCGGCAGATGCAATGATTAAAGCGGCTAACGTTAGATTGATAAAACAAGAATTTATTGACGGCGGAATCGTGACGGTTATTGTTCAAGGTGATGTTGGCGCTGTGCAAGCAGCTGTCGACGCCGGCCGTGAAGCTGCGAAGCGTGTAGGTGAACTTTTAGGAGCTCACGTTATTCCGCGTCCAGACGAATCTGTTTATAAAATGGTTAAACCCCTTGACTATAATGAGTTTGAACAACAGAAAAAACAAGTGAAACTTACACCTGCACCTACTACTAAAGAGCAGGTAACAAAAAAGACTGATAGTTAA
- a CDS encoding EutN/CcmL family microcompartment protein has protein sequence MRLGKVIGNVWATRKEEGLQGVKLLIIQPEDAYGNPVRTHFVAADRLGAGIGDQVIVTSGGSSRFIDKDNPIPIDAVVIGIIDSTEVKRGEIDESSNRND, from the coding sequence ATGCGTTTAGGAAAAGTGATTGGAAACGTTTGGGCAACACGCAAAGAAGAAGGATTACAAGGTGTGAAATTACTGATCATCCAACCTGAAGATGCGTATGGTAACCCGGTGAGAACACATTTTGTAGCCGCAGATCGACTTGGCGCCGGAATTGGTGATCAAGTCATTGTTACAAGTGGCGGTTCATCGCGTTTTATAGATAAAGATAACCCCATTCCAATTGATGCGGTTGTGATTGGAATAATCGATTCAACAGAAGTGAAGAGAGGTGAAATCGATGAGTCAAGCAATCGGAATGATTGA
- the pduL gene encoding phosphate propanoyltransferase, translating to MDQQLIEKIVGEVLGQLTKAEIEPKQAPVLPPNTIPIAVSARHVHLSQEHVEILFGKGYELTKKADLSQPNQFAANETVVIAGPRGSIERVRVLGPARSLTQAEVSWTDAMKLGVKPPLRESGNIAGSGAFTLIGTKASLYLDEGLIIAQAHIHMQPEDAMQLGVQNGEYVTVEVAGIRPIAYRNVKIRVSERYRLEMHIDTDEANAGLITQGTVGHVIRSGEVRSSVLVDNKTSEIIVKKQHDFKKKLLSNDDVREITATEIIVEKGTIVTALARDTARDLGKSISVRK from the coding sequence ATGGATCAGCAATTGATTGAAAAAATTGTGGGGGAAGTACTTGGCCAATTAACAAAAGCAGAAATTGAACCAAAACAAGCACCTGTACTTCCTCCAAATACAATACCAATCGCTGTTTCTGCTCGTCACGTCCATTTGTCGCAAGAACATGTTGAGATACTATTTGGTAAAGGGTATGAATTAACGAAGAAAGCTGATTTATCCCAACCAAATCAATTTGCAGCGAATGAGACAGTAGTCATTGCAGGTCCAAGAGGGAGCATTGAACGTGTTCGTGTACTTGGCCCTGCGCGCTCGTTGACGCAAGCAGAAGTCAGCTGGACAGATGCTATGAAGCTTGGCGTTAAGCCGCCACTTCGTGAATCAGGTAATATTGCAGGTTCAGGAGCATTTACGTTAATCGGGACAAAAGCAAGTCTATATCTCGATGAAGGGTTAATCATTGCCCAAGCTCATATTCATATGCAGCCCGAGGACGCAATGCAATTGGGCGTACAAAATGGCGAGTATGTAACGGTAGAAGTAGCTGGAATACGACCGATTGCTTATCGTAACGTGAAGATTAGAGTTTCTGAGCGGTATCGTTTAGAAATGCATATCGATACAGATGAGGCAAATGCGGGTTTAATCACGCAGGGAACGGTTGGGCATGTTATTCGCTCTGGCGAAGTTCGTTCAAGCGTACTTGTCGACAATAAAACGTCAGAGATTATTGTTAAAAAACAGCATGATTTTAAAAAGAAATTGCTGTCAAATGATGATGTCAGAGAAATTACGGCAACTGAGATTATCGTTGAAAAAGGAACAATCGTCACAGCACTTGCGCGTGATACAGCAAGAGATTTAGGTAAATCTATTTCTGTTAGAAAATAG
- a CDS encoding BMC domain-containing protein: protein MNREGTALGMVETKGLIGAIEAADAMVKAASVHLVGKVHVGGGIVTVLVRGDVGAVKAATDAGAAAAQRVGELLSVHVIPRPHDELEMLLPKSDN from the coding sequence ATGAATAGAGAAGGTACAGCATTAGGAATGGTAGAAACTAAAGGATTAATCGGTGCAATCGAAGCAGCAGACGCAATGGTGAAAGCAGCAAGCGTACATCTAGTTGGTAAAGTACACGTAGGTGGCGGAATTGTAACTGTTTTAGTACGTGGAGATGTAGGTGCAGTTAAAGCGGCGACAGATGCAGGAGCTGCAGCGGCACAACGTGTAGGCGAATTGCTATCTGTTCATGTAATTCCAAGACCGCATGATGAGCTTGAAATGCTATTACCTAAATCAGATAACTAA
- a CDS encoding acetaldehyde dehydrogenase (acetylating), whose amino-acid sequence MAIDADLLALQEMRTAVQIAKEAQLAYMSFTQEQVDRIVKAVADAAYEQSARLGKMAVEETGMGVAAHKTIKNEVGSRDVYESIKDLKTVGVVGEDKVKKVVEIAAPFGVVAAIIPTTNPTSTAFFKTLIALKTRNSIVVSPHPYAIQCTNEALKVCDEAAVAAGAPKGLIQCLTMASMGATQQLMKHPDVNLILATGGSALVKAAYSSGKPAYGVGPGNVPVYIERSAKIEKAVKDIIDSKSFDYGTICATEQAIVVDRNILELVNRELKKNGAYILSDEEKLIMEKVVSPVPGKVNPKIVGKSPQVIAKLAGITLPEGTRVIVGMETKVGKEIPFSLEKLSPVFAMYVASDLNHAKELCLSLLNLGGRGHSLSIHTETDAIAREFAMDMPVSRILVNTMSSVGAVGGTTGLMPSMTLGCGTFGGNITSDNVTAKHLLNIKRMAYGIKEVQLPKNTAVSSEDVTEQVVSQVLKSMSSSDNVNPEMVKDLVNEIVKQLSK is encoded by the coding sequence ATAGCAATAGATGCTGATTTATTAGCTCTCCAGGAAATGCGTACAGCAGTGCAAATCGCTAAGGAAGCACAATTAGCTTATATGAGTTTTACACAAGAGCAAGTGGATCGTATCGTTAAGGCGGTTGCTGATGCGGCGTACGAACAGTCTGCGAGACTAGGTAAGATGGCAGTAGAAGAAACAGGAATGGGTGTAGCCGCTCATAAAACCATTAAAAATGAAGTTGGTTCAAGAGATGTTTACGAAAGTATTAAAGATTTAAAAACAGTCGGTGTAGTCGGTGAGGATAAAGTTAAAAAGGTTGTTGAGATAGCTGCTCCTTTTGGAGTGGTGGCAGCAATCATTCCAACAACAAATCCAACGTCAACCGCGTTTTTTAAAACATTAATTGCTTTGAAAACGAGAAACTCAATTGTCGTAAGCCCCCATCCCTATGCAATTCAATGTACGAACGAAGCGTTAAAGGTTTGTGACGAAGCGGCTGTGGCGGCGGGAGCACCAAAAGGGTTGATCCAGTGCTTAACGATGGCTTCGATGGGTGCAACACAACAATTGATGAAGCATCCCGATGTGAACTTAATTCTTGCAACGGGTGGCAGTGCATTGGTAAAAGCGGCATACAGTTCAGGGAAACCTGCATATGGAGTCGGTCCCGGAAATGTTCCCGTTTATATTGAACGTTCTGCCAAAATCGAGAAAGCTGTTAAAGATATCATCGACAGTAAATCTTTCGACTATGGAACAATCTGTGCAACAGAGCAAGCGATAGTGGTAGACCGCAACATTTTAGAGCTAGTTAACCGCGAATTAAAGAAAAACGGTGCGTATATTTTATCAGATGAAGAAAAGCTCATCATGGAAAAAGTAGTTTCACCTGTTCCGGGAAAAGTGAATCCTAAAATTGTTGGGAAAAGCCCACAAGTCATTGCGAAATTGGCAGGCATTACACTACCCGAAGGGACACGTGTCATCGTTGGGATGGAAACAAAAGTAGGAAAAGAAATTCCTTTCTCACTTGAAAAGTTATCCCCTGTTTTCGCAATGTATGTAGCATCTGATCTGAATCATGCAAAAGAACTTTGTTTATCATTATTAAACCTAGGCGGCCGTGGGCATTCGCTGTCCATTCATACAGAAACAGACGCTATCGCACGTGAATTTGCGATGGATATGCCTGTCTCACGTATTTTAGTAAACACGATGTCATCCGTTGGAGCGGTTGGGGGCACAACAGGTTTAATGCCTTCGATGACATTAGGTTGTGGGACATTCGGGGGGAATATTACATCCGACAATGTAACAGCTAAGCATTTGTTGAACATTAAACGAATGGCTTATGGCATTAAAGAAGTACAGCTTCCGAAAAATACAGCTGTTTCAAGTGAAGACGTAACAGAACAAGTAGTCTCACAAGTATTGAAATCTATGAGTTCAAGTGACAATGTCAATCCTGAAATGGTGAAAGACTTAGTCAACGAAATCGTGAAACAATTATCTAAATAA
- the eutL gene encoding ethanolamine utilization microcompartment protein EutL: MKKVHAEVLSMQVIPNVDAGLATKFNLKPYQRSLGLFTTTIDDVGYTAADQATKDSDVEVVYAKSFYAGSAHASGPLSGEFIGIIAGSSPDEVKSGLDSIRTTIENTAYFEAINDDENHALYAHTISSCGSYLAEVAGISPGQSLAYLIAPPIEAIVGLDAALKAADVSVCEFFAPPSETNFGGGLLTGSQSSCQAAADAFREAILNMAKRPLEY; this comes from the coding sequence ATGAAGAAAGTTCATGCAGAAGTGTTGTCTATGCAAGTTATTCCTAATGTAGATGCTGGGCTAGCTACGAAGTTTAATTTAAAGCCTTACCAACGGAGTTTGGGGTTATTTACAACAACGATTGATGACGTGGGTTATACGGCTGCCGATCAGGCAACGAAAGATTCGGACGTCGAAGTGGTCTATGCAAAAAGTTTTTACGCAGGATCGGCACATGCATCGGGTCCTCTTTCAGGAGAATTTATCGGCATCATAGCAGGTTCATCTCCGGATGAAGTGAAAAGCGGCCTTGATTCGATTCGTACCACAATCGAAAATACGGCTTACTTTGAAGCCATCAATGATGATGAAAATCATGCGTTATATGCGCATACAATTTCAAGCTGTGGAAGTTATTTGGCAGAGGTTGCTGGGATTTCACCCGGCCAATCGCTTGCTTACTTAATCGCTCCGCCAATCGAAGCAATTGTAGGACTGGATGCGGCGTTAAAGGCGGCAGACGTTAGTGTGTGTGAATTTTTCGCTCCGCCTTCTGAAACGAACTTTGGTGGAGGGTTACTAACAGGCAGTCAATCTTCTTGCCAAGCAGCGGCGGATGCGTTTAGAGAAGCCATTTTGAATATGGCGAAGAGGCCTTTAGAATATTAG
- the eutC gene encoding ethanolamine ammonia-lyase subunit EutC yields the protein MNEQLIEKITKMVVEKLQTSNLKTDDRDNDNKQMPVMLFQETLVGNHFTEETVRATPDGNVKFFDTALEDKKPKSVNLQASKSKPVIEESNKEAYLADLRKKTPARIVVGRAGTRPKTATWLQFRFDHAAAVDAVYGEVPQEILERLGFLQFHSKVLDKEEYIRRPDLGRRLSDDSKKMVAEKCQRAPRVQIVASNGLSAKALEVNLEDVYLSLEQSLNNLNIEMGTTIYVDKGRVALMDEIGEILQPDVVIILIGERPGLVSAESLSAYICYKPRIGTIEAERMVVSNIHKGGIPPVEAGAYLGTVIQKILKYEASGVSLVKKEG from the coding sequence GTGAATGAACAACTCATTGAAAAGATTACGAAGATGGTCGTTGAAAAACTCCAAACAAGTAACTTGAAAACAGATGATCGTGATAATGACAACAAACAGATGCCTGTTATGTTGTTTCAAGAGACTTTAGTAGGAAATCATTTTACAGAGGAAACAGTGCGTGCAACTCCTGATGGAAATGTGAAATTCTTCGATACGGCGCTAGAGGATAAAAAGCCGAAAAGCGTAAATCTGCAAGCAAGCAAAAGTAAGCCTGTAATAGAGGAATCAAATAAGGAAGCGTACTTAGCTGATCTTCGTAAGAAAACACCTGCACGGATTGTAGTGGGAAGAGCTGGTACTAGACCGAAAACAGCTACCTGGCTCCAATTCAGATTTGACCATGCAGCAGCTGTAGACGCTGTTTACGGTGAAGTTCCGCAAGAAATATTGGAACGATTGGGCTTCCTCCAATTTCATTCAAAAGTGTTGGACAAAGAAGAGTATATCCGACGACCTGATTTAGGAAGAAGATTATCGGATGACTCTAAAAAAATGGTTGCGGAAAAATGCCAGCGCGCTCCAAGGGTACAAATTGTTGCTTCTAACGGACTAAGTGCCAAAGCACTTGAAGTGAATTTAGAAGATGTCTACTTATCATTGGAGCAGTCGTTAAACAATTTAAATATTGAGATGGGTACCACTATTTATGTTGATAAAGGCAGAGTTGCTTTAATGGATGAAATAGGTGAAATCCTGCAGCCTGATGTCGTCATCATTTTAATTGGGGAGCGTCCAGGACTTGTCTCGGCAGAATCATTAAGCGCCTATATTTGTTACAAACCCCGCATTGGAACGATTGAAGCGGAACGCATGGTCGTTTCAAATATTCACAAAGGTGGAATTCCACCGGTGGAAGCAGGAGCGTATCTTGGAACTGTTATCCAAAAGATATTGAAGTATGAAGCAAGTGGCGTTTCACTTGTTAAGAAGGAAGGATAG
- a CDS encoding ethanolamine ammonia-lyase subunit EutB: MILKTTLGGISYNFADLKEVMAKANEEKSGDRLAGVAAETVQERIAAKTVLSEILLSDIRNNPLIPIETDEVSRIIEGDINERIYAELKNWSVAELREYILSNKVGDRELKRISRGLTSEMIAAVAKLMSNLDLVHAANKVEILTTCNITIGQKGTISSRLQPNHPTDNVDGMIASLKDGLSYGIGDAVIGINPVDDSVESVKRLLHATKDFMQEWEIPTQNCVLAHVNTQMKAIEQGAPADMIFQSIAGTEVANRSFGITAELIAEAKDLAMKQGTGSGPQVMYFETGQGSELSAEAHHGIDQLTLESRNYGFARHFDPFIVNTVVGFIGPEYLYNNKQVIRAGLEDHFMGKMHGIPMGVDICYTNHIKADQNDIEDLGVLLSAAGVNFIIATPMGDDVMLNYQSMSFHDVATLLQTFGKTPAPEYLKWLEKMGIYENGRLSARAGDPTIFTR; encoded by the coding sequence TTGATATTAAAAACAACTTTAGGCGGCATAAGTTATAATTTCGCCGATCTGAAAGAAGTAATGGCAAAAGCAAATGAAGAAAAGTCGGGAGATCGGCTGGCGGGTGTTGCAGCGGAAACTGTACAAGAACGAATTGCTGCAAAAACGGTCCTCAGTGAAATCTTATTAAGTGATATTCGTAACAATCCTTTAATACCAATCGAAACGGACGAAGTTTCCAGAATTATTGAAGGCGATATAAATGAACGGATTTATGCAGAATTAAAAAATTGGAGTGTCGCTGAATTACGGGAATACATTTTAAGTAATAAAGTGGGCGACCGTGAACTGAAACGTATTAGCAGGGGCTTAACTTCCGAAATGATTGCTGCAGTTGCGAAGTTAATGTCTAATCTTGATTTAGTACATGCGGCCAATAAAGTTGAAATATTAACAACATGTAATATTACGATTGGTCAAAAAGGAACGATTTCATCTCGGTTACAGCCAAATCATCCGACAGACAACGTGGATGGAATGATTGCGTCTCTGAAAGATGGATTGTCATATGGAATTGGCGATGCAGTAATTGGGATTAACCCTGTTGACGACTCCGTTGAAAGTGTTAAACGGCTATTGCATGCGACAAAAGATTTCATGCAAGAATGGGAAATTCCTACTCAAAACTGTGTGTTAGCTCATGTAAATACGCAGATGAAAGCAATTGAACAAGGTGCTCCCGCAGATATGATTTTCCAAAGTATTGCAGGAACCGAAGTAGCAAATCGCTCATTTGGTATTACTGCAGAACTTATTGCAGAAGCAAAAGATCTCGCTATGAAACAGGGAACGGGTTCAGGCCCACAAGTTATGTATTTTGAAACGGGTCAAGGGTCAGAGCTGTCGGCAGAAGCGCATCATGGAATTGATCAATTAACGCTAGAATCTAGAAATTACGGATTCGCAAGACACTTCGATCCGTTCATCGTAAATACGGTGGTCGGTTTTATCGGACCTGAGTACTTGTATAACAACAAACAAGTCATACGTGCTGGTCTCGAAGATCACTTCATGGGTAAAATGCACGGCATTCCGATGGGTGTGGACATCTGTTACACAAATCATATAAAAGCAGACCAAAATGACATTGAAGATTTAGGTGTCTTATTATCTGCTGCAGGTGTCAACTTCATCATCGCTACTCCTATGGGAGACGATGTAATGCTGAATTACCAGTCGATGAGCTTCCACGATGTAGCAACGCTTTTACAAACGTTTGGTAAAACACCGGCGCCGGAATACTTAAAATGGCTTGAAAAAATGGGGATTTATGAAAATGGTCGCTTAAGTGCTCGAGCAGGCGACCCTACTATATTTACACGTTAG
- a CDS encoding ethanolamine ammonia-lyase reactivating factor EutA, with the protein MGGSNREPETMISAGIDIGTSTTKLIISRFSLMNVAGTTHVPKIEIVDKEVLYKSPIFRTPLTNPSTINVVEIEKIVRSEYAKAGIVASQIATGAVIITGETATKQNASEMLHYLSGEVGDFLVATAGPDLEGIIAAKGSGAYDYSSRSGKVIANIDIGGGTANIAVYKDKVLLGTCTLHIGGRLIEFHEGKVNSISPPVQKLLTEQNVLLHVGDNPESRNIKFVTDFMAESLGRILKNDVQEKDEVLLLGHHPNWHEKIDTLVFSGGISECMYNHEPDKGQKSNYDDIGVQLAKALQRNEALQSYSWLEPIETVRATVLGAGTQTTEISGATIQVASDELPLKNIPVYNYAFRENLQTGLENFEIAVKNAIDIYDAAREGQNFALYISELPYMGFRDIQKLAAAIIQVMEQRPDPDQPIVLILQTDHAKVLGQTLIAMQVRQSVICIDQITVEHGDYMDIGRALESGVVPVVVKTLTFHSS; encoded by the coding sequence ATGGGTGGTTCCAATCGCGAACCGGAGACGATGATTAGTGCGGGGATTGACATTGGCACGAGCACAACAAAGCTAATTATTAGCCGATTTTCATTGATGAATGTAGCAGGTACCACTCATGTTCCCAAAATTGAAATTGTAGATAAAGAAGTTCTATACAAGAGTCCTATTTTCAGAACACCTTTAACCAATCCTTCGACGATAAATGTTGTGGAGATTGAAAAAATTGTTCGTTCAGAATATGCAAAGGCCGGTATCGTTGCTTCGCAAATTGCAACCGGTGCAGTCATTATTACCGGTGAAACGGCGACAAAGCAAAATGCGAGCGAGATGCTTCACTATTTGTCAGGTGAAGTTGGTGATTTCTTAGTAGCTACAGCAGGACCGGATTTAGAAGGAATTATAGCTGCTAAAGGTTCCGGAGCATATGACTATTCTAGTCGTAGCGGAAAAGTAATTGCCAATATCGATATAGGCGGAGGAACGGCGAACATTGCTGTTTACAAAGATAAGGTACTTCTTGGCACATGTACATTGCATATTGGAGGGCGACTCATAGAATTTCATGAGGGGAAAGTAAATTCTATTTCTCCGCCTGTACAAAAGCTTTTAACAGAGCAAAATGTGTTATTACATGTGGGCGATAATCCAGAATCAAGGAATATAAAATTTGTAACCGATTTCATGGCGGAGTCGTTGGGAAGAATACTGAAAAATGATGTCCAAGAAAAGGATGAAGTGCTTTTGCTAGGACATCATCCCAACTGGCACGAAAAGATTGACACGCTTGTTTTTTCAGGTGGTATTTCTGAGTGCATGTATAATCATGAACCGGATAAGGGTCAGAAATCGAATTACGATGATATAGGTGTACAGTTGGCAAAAGCTCTTCAAAGGAATGAAGCATTGCAAAGCTATTCATGGTTGGAGCCTATTGAAACAGTACGGGCAACAGTTCTTGGAGCGGGCACGCAAACAACAGAAATTAGCGGAGCAACAATCCAGGTGGCATCGGATGAATTACCGCTTAAGAATATACCGGTTTACAATTATGCGTTTCGTGAGAATCTCCAAACTGGATTAGAAAACTTTGAAATAGCTGTTAAAAATGCAATCGATATATATGATGCGGCCAGAGAAGGACAGAACTTTGCATTATACATTTCCGAACTGCCTTATATGGGCTTTAGAGATATTCAAAAGTTAGCGGCCGCCATTATTCAGGTGATGGAACAACGACCTGATCCCGATCAACCGATTGTTCTAATTTTACAAACTGATCATGCAAAAGTGTTAGGTCAAACTTTGATTGCTATGCAAGTCAGGCAAAGCGTTATATGTATCGATCAAATTACTGTCGAACATGGTGATTATATGGACATCGGAAGAGCACTTGAATCCGGAGTTGTCCCTGTCGTCGTCAAAACATTAACATTTCACTCATCGTGA
- a CDS encoding EutP/PduV family microcompartment system protein: MKNRAMLIGSIGAGKSTLTNALLGKTVEAFKTQTLTYYDWIVDTPGEYTENPMFYKSIMATALEVTHVFYLQDATNGKMIFPPGFSMGITKLPIGVITKSDHPNADIARSIDMIKSVVSSGPIVITSSVEGIGIEYLKELVKLNDMNSMKNFVIAAMDDKLLFNDYLYTSRNV, from the coding sequence ATGAAAAACAGGGCGATGCTTATTGGTTCAATTGGCGCTGGAAAATCTACGTTAACGAATGCGTTATTAGGAAAAACAGTCGAGGCATTTAAAACACAGACATTGACCTATTACGATTGGATTGTAGATACACCCGGTGAATATACAGAGAATCCAATGTTTTATAAAAGCATTATGGCTACTGCTTTAGAAGTAACCCATGTGTTTTACTTGCAGGATGCAACAAACGGGAAAATGATTTTTCCGCCTGGATTTAGTATGGGGATTACGAAATTGCCGATTGGAGTGATTACCAAAAGTGATCATCCCAATGCAGACATAGCGCGGTCAATTGACATGATAAAGTCTGTTGTTTCGAGTGGGCCCATTGTCATTACTTCATCAGTTGAAGGAATTGGCATTGAGTACTTGAAAGAATTAGTGAAGTTAAATGATATGAATTCAATGAAAAACTTCGTAATCGCCGCTATGGACGATAAGCTTTTATTCAACGACTACCTTTACACTTCACGTAATGTTTGA
- the eutS gene encoding ethanolamine utilization microcompartment protein EutS — MSEEKKRFIQEFVPGKQITLSHLIANPNPDMFQKLGIQQAGALGIMTCTPSETVIIAGDLATKAANVSIGFLDRFTGSLVIVGSVSEVDMAMSEINRFLSERLGYTPALITKS; from the coding sequence GTGAGTGAAGAGAAAAAAAGGTTTATCCAAGAATTTGTACCCGGTAAGCAAATCACATTAAGTCATTTAATCGCTAATCCGAATCCTGATATGTTTCAAAAACTTGGTATTCAACAAGCAGGTGCGTTAGGAATTATGACATGCACACCAAGTGAAACAGTAATAATCGCGGGTGATTTGGCAACAAAAGCAGCGAATGTATCGATTGGTTTCTTAGATCGATTTACGGGAAGTCTTGTTATTGTTGGTAGTGTTTCAGAAGTCGACATGGCTATGAGTGAAATTAATCGATTTTTATCTGAAAGATTAGGATATACGCCAGCACTCATTACAAAGTCGTAA